In one window of Campylobacter sp. DNA:
- a CDS encoding thiol:disulfide interchange protein DsbA/DsbL, translated as MNLLSKFSKGFLAVAMFGALSASAFTEGEDYVKLEKPLSVEQNTLVKVFSYACPFCYKYDKTVTPKVVEKVAGLKYVPFHLKTKGEYGEAASKIFAVLAVMDEEKGVSLLDENSLFKKAKFAYYKAYHDQKQRWSDGKDEAAFLKTGLDAAGISEADYQKKLEDPKVAELLKKWDESYDVAKIQGVPAFVVNGKYLIMTKSISSIDGMAQLVEELLKK; from the coding sequence ATGAACCTACTTTCTAAATTTAGCAAAGGCTTTTTAGCCGTAGCGATGTTTGGCGCCCTTAGCGCGTCAGCATTTACCGAGGGTGAGGACTACGTAAAGCTCGAAAAACCGCTATCCGTAGAGCAAAACACGCTGGTTAAGGTCTTTAGCTACGCATGCCCGTTTTGCTACAAATACGACAAAACCGTCACCCCAAAGGTCGTAGAAAAGGTTGCGGGGCTAAAATATGTACCGTTTCATCTAAAAACCAAGGGCGAATACGGCGAGGCAGCGAGTAAAATTTTTGCCGTCTTAGCCGTGATGGACGAGGAAAAAGGCGTAAGCCTGCTAGATGAAAACTCGCTGTTTAAAAAGGCTAAATTTGCCTACTACAAGGCCTATCACGATCAAAAGCAGCGCTGGAGCGACGGCAAGGACGAGGCTGCGTTTTTAAAGACGGGGCTTGACGCGGCCGGCATTAGCGAGGCGGACTATCAAAAAAAACTAGAGGACCCAAAGGTCGCCGAACTGCTTAAAAAATGGGACGAGAGCTACGACGTAGCCAAGATCCAGGGTGTGCCGGCGTTCGTCGTAAACGGCAAATACCTCATCATGACGAAGTCCATCAGCTCTATCGACGGCATGGCGCAGCTAGTAGAAGAGCTGCTTAAAAAATAG
- a CDS encoding sensor histidine kinase yields MKALREHNFKIYFIIIFASLFVVLLGVKNYEDAKAQITTLADKNKIAASENMVGNFSFWLDERLHSLVRAAKFIQNAGISQDGEKLGDFIRLFKENSAEFDALQFLREDGEIFVDSKELGGYGTMSKSLRTGLVWFEETKSTLAPTVNFMQRHKILGEPTLNLCVPVLDGGSFAGVFCGVVKLQNILKNMEKFKLAPDSYAFIVTHGGEILTPMKDAALKKQIEDKFKELFLRDEDITSLNIGSNFISVAEIPTLNWFIGAGTDNEKELAALLNSVLKNALILLFAFAALALVANFLHNFMYSKIKNLQDDYEALLKHKARMSEAGELISGINHQFIQPVNSLNLMISSLLMLQKDGKLDAATLESMLQKGQAATVLLSDTIEIFRNFYKTSDSPQKFSVQRCIKDLLKLMHTELSKANVAVSLREFQDEEATQRMGIVQQILLILIHNAKDAVVERYKDEIAKRQIFIDVKFENGTCKISVTDYGSGVSKELRDKILTQPKTTKKQGSGIGLYFGKKLANEKLSGDVKLLSAGDPTTFELSFEINLKE; encoded by the coding sequence ATGAAAGCCTTACGCGAACATAATTTTAAAATTTACTTCATCATCATTTTCGCAAGCCTTTTCGTGGTGCTTTTGGGCGTGAAAAACTACGAGGACGCCAAGGCGCAGATCACGACGCTCGCGGATAAAAACAAGATCGCCGCTAGCGAAAATATGGTCGGGAATTTCTCGTTTTGGCTGGATGAGCGGCTGCACTCGCTGGTGCGTGCGGCTAAATTTATACAAAACGCGGGCATCTCGCAAGACGGCGAAAAACTGGGCGACTTCATACGGCTTTTTAAAGAAAACTCAGCAGAATTTGACGCCTTGCAGTTTTTGCGCGAGGACGGAGAAATTTTCGTAGACAGTAAGGAGCTAGGGGGCTATGGAACTATGTCAAAGAGCCTGCGTACGGGGCTTGTTTGGTTTGAGGAGACCAAAAGCACGCTCGCACCCACGGTAAATTTTATGCAGCGCCATAAAATTTTAGGCGAGCCGACGCTAAATTTATGCGTGCCCGTGCTGGACGGCGGCTCGTTTGCGGGAGTGTTTTGCGGCGTGGTGAAGTTGCAAAACATACTAAAAAATATGGAAAAATTTAAGCTAGCACCCGATTCCTACGCCTTTATCGTCACCCACGGCGGCGAAATTTTAACGCCGATGAAGGACGCGGCGCTAAAAAAGCAGATCGAGGATAAATTTAAAGAGCTTTTTTTGCGCGATGAGGACATCACGAGCCTAAATATCGGCTCAAATTTCATCTCCGTCGCCGAGATCCCCACGCTAAACTGGTTTATAGGAGCCGGCACCGATAACGAAAAGGAGCTCGCCGCGCTGCTTAACTCCGTGCTAAAAAACGCCCTCATCCTGCTTTTTGCGTTCGCAGCGCTGGCGTTAGTGGCAAATTTCTTACATAACTTTATGTACTCAAAAATCAAAAACCTACAAGACGACTACGAAGCCCTGCTCAAGCACAAAGCCCGTATGAGCGAGGCGGGCGAGCTAATCAGCGGTATAAATCATCAGTTTATCCAGCCGGTTAATTCGCTAAATTTGATGATCTCAAGCCTACTCATGCTGCAAAAAGACGGCAAGCTAGACGCCGCCACGCTAGAGAGTATGCTGCAAAAAGGCCAAGCCGCGACCGTGCTTTTAAGCGACACGATCGAGATTTTTAGAAATTTTTATAAAACTAGCGACAGTCCGCAAAAATTTAGCGTGCAGCGCTGCATCAAAGACCTACTAAAGCTAATGCACACCGAGCTTAGCAAGGCAAACGTCGCGGTAAGCCTGCGCGAGTTTCAAGACGAAGAGGCCACGCAGCGGATGGGCATCGTGCAGCAAATTTTGCTCATCCTCATACACAACGCCAAGGACGCGGTCGTGGAACGATACAAAGATGAGATCGCCAAGCGGCAAATTTTTATCGACGTCAAATTTGAAAACGGCACGTGCAAAATATCCGTCACGGACTACGGCAGCGGCGTGAGTAAGGAGCTTCGGGATAAAATTTTAACCCAGCCAAAAACTACCAAAAAGCAAGGAAGCGGTATCGGGCTGTATTTCGGTAAAAAGCTCGCAAACGAGAAGCTTTCAGGCGACGTCAAGCTACTAAGCGCGGGCGATCCGACGACGTTTGAGCTGAGCTTTGAGATAAATTTAAAGGAGTGA
- a CDS encoding thiol:disulfide interchange protein DsbA/DsbL, translating into MKIAKFLRILAAVCLLGSGANALEEGVNYQVLQKPLNVPKNSVVKIFNYECPHCYVFDRTVTPQLMKKLDGTEFLPWHLKTKGVFGQTASGVFAALIVLDEKDDVSLLSDESKFKKAKFAIYKAIHDKKDDFGGGSDKQRFIKTALDAAGVSMSEYEAALASKKAQALLAQWDAGYEVAVISGVPAFVVSGKYLLNTASFGSVDEMAAAVKELLAK; encoded by the coding sequence ATGAAAATCGCTAAATTTTTAAGAATTTTAGCTGCCGTTTGCTTACTTGGCTCGGGCGCAAACGCGCTAGAGGAGGGCGTTAATTATCAAGTGTTGCAAAAGCCGCTAAACGTGCCGAAAAACAGCGTCGTTAAAATTTTTAACTACGAGTGTCCGCACTGCTATGTGTTTGATAGGACGGTCACGCCGCAGCTAATGAAAAAGCTTGATGGGACGGAGTTTTTGCCGTGGCATCTAAAGACCAAAGGCGTGTTCGGACAGACCGCAAGCGGCGTATTCGCAGCCCTCATCGTGCTTGATGAAAAGGACGATGTGAGCCTACTAAGCGATGAGTCAAAATTTAAAAAGGCGAAATTCGCGATTTACAAAGCGATCCACGACAAAAAGGACGATTTTGGTGGCGGCAGTGATAAACAAAGGTTCATCAAAACCGCGCTGGATGCCGCGGGCGTGAGCATGAGCGAATACGAAGCTGCGCTTGCTAGCAAAAAGGCGCAGGCTCTGCTCGCGCAGTGGGACGCGGGCTACGAAGTCGCGGTGATTTCAGGCGTGCCGGCATTTGTCGTCAGCGGCAAGTATCTCTTAAACACGGCTTCGTTCGGCTCCGTCGATGAAATGGCCGCCGCGGTAAAGGAGCTGCTGGCGAAATAG
- a CDS encoding substrate-binding domain-containing protein → MKKSICIAILLCASLMASECTAVYGDGKTELKLATGSPGELGLLEVLSNEFSKANDTKICWIKAGSGQTLELLKNKKIDIAMVHAPKAEISAVKEGWATQRTLIGSNEFFIVGPKNDPAKIKTAQNVTEAYTDIAKSQSLFYTRADNSGTHKKELSIWKMANIVPQGQWYEANKDFMLATLLKADKNGAYFMSDSSTWVVAKKDIKSSEILFRGDKYLINTYCALRQNDSDTAESKKSKDFIDFVASSAGQEIIKNYGKDRYGEGLYNDAAYAQKYFISE, encoded by the coding sequence ATGAAAAAGTCTATTTGTATCGCGATTTTGCTATGCGCCAGTTTGATGGCGAGTGAGTGCACCGCAGTGTATGGAGATGGAAAAACGGAGCTAAAGCTTGCTACGGGAAGCCCGGGAGAGCTTGGGCTACTCGAAGTTTTATCTAATGAATTTAGCAAGGCAAACGACACCAAAATTTGCTGGATAAAAGCAGGAAGCGGTCAGACTCTCGAACTTTTGAAAAATAAAAAGATAGATATCGCTATGGTTCACGCTCCAAAGGCGGAAATAAGCGCCGTAAAAGAGGGCTGGGCTACGCAAAGGACGTTGATCGGATCAAACGAGTTTTTTATCGTAGGGCCTAAAAACGATCCCGCAAAGATAAAAACCGCCCAAAACGTAACAGAGGCCTATACCGATATAGCCAAATCCCAAAGCCTTTTTTACACCAGAGCGGACAACTCCGGAACTCATAAAAAAGAGCTTAGTATCTGGAAAATGGCAAATATCGTTCCGCAAGGCCAGTGGTATGAGGCAAATAAAGATTTTATGTTAGCGACTCTTTTAAAAGCTGATAAAAACGGAGCATATTTTATGAGCGATAGCAGTACTTGGGTCGTGGCGAAAAAAGATATAAAATCCAGCGAAATTCTATTTCGTGGCGATAAATATCTAATAAATACGTATTGCGCCCTAAGACAAAACGATAGCGATACTGCCGAAAGCAAGAAATCGAAAGATTTTATAGATTTCGTAGCTTCAAGCGCAGGGCAAGAGATAATTAAAAATTACGGTAAAGACAGATACGGCGAAGGGCTTTACAACGACGCTGCATACGCTCAGAAATATTTTATAAGCGAGTAG
- a CDS encoding response regulator encodes MQEHLKLLKDLTVLIVEDDEIARELLIGGLKPYCLSVWGAGDGLEGLERFKKLAPAIVITDIHMPAMNGFEMMKEMMRIKPAQKFIVFTSYDTDDNLIKSIEHGAASFLKKPVDIAALCRLLVALTYEKDEKLVRLSPQTSINLTKEKIYKNGEEIYLSFLQNKLFWLFAYNLNKLVSYEMIEEFVYEGEQTSKGAIQNVVLRLKRELGVKFKNISESGYILLSGE; translated from the coding sequence ATGCAAGAGCATTTAAAGCTACTCAAAGACCTGACCGTCCTCATCGTCGAGGACGACGAGATCGCAAGGGAGCTGCTAATAGGCGGACTAAAGCCGTATTGCCTGAGCGTCTGGGGTGCGGGCGACGGGCTAGAGGGGCTGGAGCGCTTTAAAAAGCTAGCCCCCGCCATCGTCATCACCGACATCCACATGCCCGCGATGAACGGCTTTGAGATGATGAAGGAGATGATGCGCATAAAGCCCGCGCAAAAATTTATCGTCTTTACCTCCTACGACACCGACGACAATCTCATCAAAAGCATCGAGCACGGCGCGGCGTCGTTTCTAAAAAAGCCCGTCGATATCGCCGCGCTTTGCCGCCTGCTAGTGGCTCTAACCTACGAAAAGGACGAAAAGCTCGTGCGCCTGAGCCCGCAAACGAGCATAAATCTCACCAAAGAAAAGATCTACAAAAACGGCGAGGAAATCTATCTATCCTTTTTGCAAAACAAGCTCTTTTGGCTCTTTGCGTATAATCTAAACAAGCTCGTGAGCTACGAGATGATCGAGGAGTTCGTCTATGAGGGCGAGCAAACGAGTAAGGGCGCGATACAAAACGTCGTGCTGAGGCTAAAGCGAGAGCTGGGGGTTAAATTTAAAAATATCAGTGAAAGTGGATATATACTGCTAAGCGGCGAGTAA
- the dsbI gene encoding protein-disulfide oxidoreductase DsbI → MKFAEKIAKFGDSRMPWAILIVVSIGLVILAHSLFQNYVYMPPCEQCVYIRFAFLCMALGGLVAIVNPKNLLLALAGYLLAFWGAIQGIMYSVKLAKIHDAVHGDDPFGVQGCSTEPHYPFGLPLERWAPDWFLPTGDCGYDNPLVPEGVTLSGFQKYLVDLYEDGWYLIPSSKFMSMADCTLIGFGVCFVVLAAMFVCKILTLKKA, encoded by the coding sequence ATGAAATTTGCGGAAAAAATAGCGAAATTCGGCGATAGCCGCATGCCGTGGGCGATCCTCATAGTAGTGAGCATAGGGCTTGTTATCCTCGCGCACTCGCTGTTTCAAAACTACGTCTATATGCCGCCTTGCGAGCAGTGCGTCTATATCCGCTTTGCATTTTTGTGCATGGCGCTAGGAGGGCTAGTCGCGATCGTAAATCCTAAAAATTTGCTCCTCGCGCTCGCGGGCTACCTGCTAGCCTTTTGGGGCGCGATCCAGGGCATAATGTATAGCGTCAAGCTCGCCAAGATCCACGACGCCGTGCACGGAGACGATCCGTTCGGCGTACAAGGCTGCTCGACCGAGCCACACTATCCGTTCGGCCTGCCGCTTGAGCGGTGGGCGCCGGATTGGTTCTTGCCTACCGGCGACTGCGGCTACGATAATCCGCTAGTGCCCGAGGGCGTCACGCTAAGCGGCTTTCAGAAGTATCTCGTCGATCTTTACGAGGACGGCTGGTACCTGATCCCGTCAAGCAAATTTATGTCGATGGCTGACTGCACGCTAATCGGCTTTGGCGTCTGCTTCGTCGTGCTTGCCGCGATGTTCGTTTGCAAAATTTTAACTCTGAAAAAAGCTTAA